A part of Micromonospora chersina genomic DNA contains:
- a CDS encoding 5'-3' exonuclease codes for MAHRPPILLIDSPSLYFRAYFGIPESAAKTDDGQPVNAVRGFLDMLAQLVRTRRPDRMVCALDHDWRPAWRVELLPSYKAHRVAPEGGEVVPDTLSPQVPMILEVLDALGIPAVGATGYEADDVLGTLSVTQPGPAEVVSGDRDLFQLVDDDRQVRLLYVGRGVAKLDDCDDAAVRARYGVPADRYADFAALRGDPSDGLPGVPGVGEKTAARLIERYGGLDGILAALDDGETGFAPGLRSKLAAARDYLAVAPKVVRVALDVPLPKLDTALPAAPADPDRLLELAQRWNLAGSCRRLVDALATPRP; via the coding sequence GTGGCACACCGACCCCCGATCCTGCTGATCGACTCCCCGAGCCTCTACTTCCGCGCCTACTTCGGCATCCCCGAGTCGGCGGCGAAGACGGACGACGGCCAGCCGGTCAACGCCGTCCGCGGCTTCCTCGACATGCTGGCCCAGCTCGTCCGCACCCGGCGGCCGGACCGGATGGTCTGCGCGCTCGACCACGACTGGCGACCGGCGTGGCGGGTGGAGCTGCTGCCCTCGTACAAGGCGCACCGGGTGGCACCGGAGGGCGGCGAGGTGGTGCCGGACACGCTCTCCCCGCAGGTGCCGATGATCCTGGAGGTGCTCGACGCGCTCGGCATCCCGGCGGTCGGCGCCACCGGCTACGAGGCCGACGACGTGCTCGGCACCCTCTCGGTAACCCAGCCCGGCCCGGCCGAGGTGGTCTCCGGCGACCGCGACCTGTTCCAGCTCGTCGACGACGACCGCCAGGTGCGCCTGCTCTACGTGGGCCGCGGCGTGGCCAAGCTCGACGACTGCGACGACGCCGCGGTCCGGGCCCGCTACGGCGTGCCCGCCGACCGCTACGCCGACTTCGCGGCGCTGCGCGGCGACCCGAGCGACGGGCTGCCCGGCGTGCCCGGCGTGGGCGAGAAGACGGCGGCCCGCCTCATCGAGCGCTACGGGGGGCTGGACGGCATCCTCGCCGCCCTCGACGACGGCGAGACCGGGTTCGCCCCGGGGCTGCGCAGCAAGCTCGCGGCGGCCCGCGACTACCTGGCCGTCGCGCCCAAGGTGGTCCGGGTCGCCCTCGACGTCCCGCTGCCGAAGCTGGACACCGCGTTGCCGGCGGCGCCGGCCGACCCGGACCGGCTGCTGGAGCTGGCACAGCGGTGGAACCTCGCCGGCTCGTGCCGGCGCCTCGTGGACGCGCTGGCCACGCCCCGGCCCTGA
- a CDS encoding MHYT domain-containing protein, whose amino-acid sequence MAEINHFEYGWITPALSYALSVLGSALGLVCAGRIRTATGAGQRAWWGLLAAWALGGTAIWAMHFMAMLGFAVVGTRIRYDVPLTAASTAIAVAAVGLGLAIVGTGRLSAVRLIAGGLFTGAGVAAMHYTGMAAMRLDGILGYDRARVALSVGIAVVAATVALWLSMTVRRGLAIAASALVMGVAVNGMHFTGMSALSVHPHESRGDLSGTEVSGLLVPIILAVVFGVVGLVYALLAAPTDDDRAGAAYLDSRRDGLPEVATAQPAPDPVGLRARSTLGQPGTPFPSRRDTGRR is encoded by the coding sequence GTGGCAGAGATCAATCACTTCGAGTACGGGTGGATCACCCCCGCGCTCAGTTACGCGCTGTCCGTGCTCGGCTCGGCGCTCGGGCTGGTCTGCGCCGGGCGGATCCGGACCGCGACCGGCGCCGGCCAGCGGGCCTGGTGGGGTCTCCTGGCGGCCTGGGCCCTGGGCGGTACGGCCATCTGGGCGATGCACTTCATGGCGATGCTCGGCTTCGCCGTCGTGGGCACCCGGATCCGGTACGACGTCCCGCTGACCGCCGCCAGCACGGCCATCGCGGTGGCCGCGGTCGGTCTCGGCCTGGCCATCGTGGGCACCGGCCGGCTCTCGGCGGTCCGGCTGATCGCCGGCGGGCTGTTCACCGGCGCCGGGGTGGCCGCCATGCACTACACCGGCATGGCCGCCATGCGCCTGGACGGCATCCTCGGCTACGACCGGGCGCGGGTGGCGCTCTCCGTGGGCATCGCCGTGGTGGCGGCGACCGTGGCGCTCTGGCTGTCGATGACCGTCCGCCGGGGGCTGGCCATCGCGGCCTCCGCCCTGGTCATGGGCGTCGCCGTCAACGGCATGCACTTCACCGGGATGAGCGCCCTGTCGGTGCACCCGCACGAGTCGCGCGGCGATCTGTCCGGCACCGAGGTGAGCGGCCTGCTGGTGCCGATCATCCTGGCCGTGGTGTTCGGCGTGGTCGGGCTGGTCTACGCGCTGCTCGCCGCCCCCACCGACGACGACCGGGCCGGCGCCGCGTATCTCGACTCGCGGCGGGACGGGCTGCCGGAGGTCGCCACCGCGCAGCCTGCGCCGGACCCGGTGGGTCTGCGCGCCCGGTCCACCCTGGGGCAGCCGGGCACCCCGTTCCCGTCCCGCCGGGACACCGGCCGCCGCTGA
- a CDS encoding DEAD/DEAH box helicase has translation MSSPAERYAAARRRAAQASAFPALDEFARDLGFDLDDFQREACEALERGSGVLVCAPTGAGKTVVGEFAVHLALRGTAGKPAAADGGGGPTTRRKCFYTTPIKALSNQKYHDLVDRYGAEQVGLLTGDNAINGDAPVVVMTTEVLRNMLYAGSATLEGLAYVVMDEVHYLADRFRGGVWEEVIIHLPASVTLVSLSATVSNAEEFADWLVTVRGETAVVVSEHRPVPLWQHMLVGRRMFDLFHDADAARKHDVHPELLRYTRDTVRRLELGEGRSAGPGAGRRGPRWRGPLRPDIVERLDRENLLPAILFIFSRAGCQAAVQQCLAAGLRLTSPEERAEIRQVVESRITAIPGEDLTVLGYWEWLDGLERGLASHHAGMLPAFKEVVEELFVRGLVKAVFATETLALGINMPARCVVLERLVKFNGEAHVDLTPGEYTQLTGRAGRRGIDVEGHAVVVWSPETDPRHVAGLASTRTYPLRSSFRPSYNMAVNLVGTVGAEPARALLESSFAQFQADRSVVGLARQVQRNTETIEAYGVEATCHQGDFDEYFALRVAIADRERAIARQGQTQRKAAAVASLERLRVGDVIRVPSGRRAGLAVVLDPATGGFGEPRPLVLTQDRWAGRVSPGDFTTPAEVLARIRVPKHFNHRSPAARRDLAAEVSGTGLDRHGGRRGGRSRQAVGEDHRLSQLRTELRRHPCHACPDREEHARWAERRRRLERDTEELRQRVAGRTGSLARTFDRIVALLTARGYLTAEGEVTDAGRMLGRIWTEADLLVAECLRRKVWDGLSPAELAAAVSVVVFEARRDVDERAGLPRGPVAEAVDETLKLWGDIEADEASRGLAVTREPDLGFAWPIYRWARGEALAKVLASGHQIDGEMPAGDFVRWARQVVDLLGQLADSGGASTELRSTARQAIAAVNRGVLAYHATA, from the coding sequence ATGTCGAGCCCCGCCGAGCGGTACGCCGCGGCGCGCCGCCGGGCCGCGCAGGCCTCCGCCTTCCCGGCCCTGGACGAATTCGCCCGCGATCTGGGGTTCGACCTCGACGACTTCCAGCGGGAGGCGTGCGAGGCCCTGGAACGGGGCAGTGGTGTGCTGGTGTGCGCTCCCACCGGCGCCGGCAAGACCGTGGTGGGCGAATTCGCCGTACACCTGGCGCTGCGCGGCACGGCCGGCAAGCCGGCGGCGGCCGACGGCGGCGGGGGGCCGACCACCCGCCGCAAGTGCTTCTACACCACCCCGATCAAGGCGCTGTCGAACCAGAAGTACCACGACCTGGTCGACCGCTACGGCGCCGAGCAGGTCGGCCTGCTCACCGGTGACAACGCGATCAACGGCGACGCGCCCGTGGTGGTGATGACCACCGAGGTGCTGCGCAACATGCTCTACGCCGGCTCGGCCACCCTCGAGGGCCTGGCCTACGTGGTGATGGACGAGGTGCACTACCTCGCCGACCGGTTCCGCGGCGGCGTCTGGGAAGAGGTGATCATCCACCTGCCCGCCTCGGTCACCCTGGTCTCGCTCTCGGCCACCGTCTCCAACGCCGAGGAGTTCGCCGACTGGCTGGTCACCGTGCGCGGCGAGACCGCCGTGGTGGTCAGCGAGCACCGCCCGGTGCCGCTCTGGCAGCACATGCTGGTCGGCAGGCGCATGTTCGACCTGTTCCACGACGCGGACGCCGCCCGCAAGCACGACGTCCACCCGGAGCTGCTGCGCTACACCCGCGACACCGTGCGCCGGCTGGAGCTGGGGGAGGGGCGCAGCGCGGGCCCCGGTGCGGGCCGCCGTGGACCCCGGTGGCGCGGTCCCCTGCGTCCCGACATCGTCGAGCGGCTAGATCGGGAGAACCTGCTGCCGGCGATCCTGTTCATCTTCAGCCGGGCCGGCTGCCAGGCGGCCGTCCAGCAGTGCCTCGCCGCCGGGCTGCGGCTCACCTCGCCCGAGGAGCGCGCCGAGATCCGGCAGGTCGTCGAGTCGCGGATCACCGCCATTCCGGGCGAGGACCTGACCGTGCTGGGCTACTGGGAGTGGCTCGACGGGCTGGAGCGCGGGCTCGCCTCCCACCACGCCGGCATGCTGCCCGCGTTCAAGGAGGTCGTCGAGGAGCTGTTCGTCCGCGGCCTGGTGAAGGCGGTCTTCGCCACCGAGACCCTCGCCCTGGGCATCAACATGCCGGCCCGCTGCGTGGTGCTGGAGCGCCTGGTCAAGTTCAACGGCGAGGCGCACGTCGACCTCACCCCGGGGGAGTACACGCAGCTCACCGGGCGGGCCGGCCGGCGCGGCATCGACGTCGAGGGGCACGCCGTGGTGGTCTGGTCGCCGGAGACCGACCCCCGGCACGTGGCGGGCCTCGCCTCGACCCGCACCTATCCGCTGCGGTCCAGCTTCCGGCCCTCCTACAACATGGCCGTCAACCTGGTCGGCACCGTCGGCGCGGAGCCGGCCCGGGCCCTTCTGGAGTCCTCGTTCGCGCAGTTCCAGGCGGACCGGTCGGTGGTCGGCCTGGCCCGGCAGGTGCAGCGCAACACCGAGACGATCGAGGCGTACGGCGTCGAGGCGACCTGCCACCAGGGTGACTTCGACGAATACTTCGCCCTGCGGGTGGCCATCGCCGACCGGGAGCGCGCCATCGCCCGGCAGGGGCAGACCCAGCGCAAGGCGGCGGCGGTCGCCTCGCTGGAGCGGCTGCGGGTCGGCGACGTGATCCGGGTGCCCTCGGGCCGGCGGGCCGGCCTCGCGGTGGTGCTCGACCCGGCCACCGGCGGCTTCGGCGAGCCCCGCCCGCTGGTGCTCACCCAGGACCGCTGGGCCGGGCGGGTAAGCCCCGGCGACTTCACCACCCCGGCCGAGGTGCTCGCCCGGATCCGGGTGCCGAAGCACTTCAACCACCGCTCGCCGGCGGCCCGCCGGGACCTGGCCGCCGAGGTCAGCGGCACAGGGCTGGACCGGCACGGCGGCCGCCGGGGCGGGCGCTCCCGGCAGGCGGTCGGCGAGGACCACCGGCTCAGCCAGCTCCGCACCGAGCTGCGCCGGCACCCCTGCCACGCCTGCCCCGACCGGGAGGAGCACGCCCGCTGGGCCGAGCGGCGCCGCCGCCTGGAACGCGACACCGAGGAGCTGCGCCAGCGGGTGGCCGGCCGGACCGGTTCGCTGGCCCGCACCTTCGACCGGATCGTGGCGCTGCTGACCGCGCGCGGCTACCTCACCGCGGAGGGTGAGGTGACCGACGCCGGCCGGATGCTCGGCCGGATCTGGACCGAGGCCGACCTGCTGGTCGCCGAGTGCCTGCGCCGCAAGGTGTGGGACGGGCTCTCCCCGGCCGAGCTGGCCGCCGCCGTCTCGGTGGTGGTGTTCGAGGCCCGCCGGGACGTCGACGAGCGGGCCGGTCTGCCCCGCGGCCCGGTCGCGGAGGCGGTCGACGAGACGCTGAAGCTGTGGGGCGACATCGAGGCCGACGAGGCGTCGCGCGGCCTGGCGGTCACCCGCGAGCCGGATCTCGGCTTCGCCTGGCCGATCTACCGCTGGGCGCGGGGCGAGGCCCTGGCCAAGGTGCTGGCCAGCGGGCACCAGATCGACGGCGAGATGCCGGCCGGCGACTTCGTCCGCTGGGCCCGGCAGGTGGTCGACCTGCTCGGCCAGCTCGCCGACTCCGGCGGCGCGTCCACCGAGCTGCGCTCGACCGCCCGGCAGGCCATCGCGGCGGTCAACCGGGGCGTGCTGGCCTATCACGCCACCGCCTGA
- a CDS encoding HAD-IA family hydrolase translates to MPDHAEPPRLSSGADDAVRPSPSRRPVEAVLFDFHGTLAQVEEPREWVLAAAAACGVELDRVRATALADRLLTAGRAGGPLPARVPPRLAELWADRDLYPHAHRGAYTGLAETVDAGIEGFADALYERLLIPEGWVPYPDTEPVLGALREAGVKVAVVSNIGFDLRPLFAAWKLDGLVDAWALSYEVGRCKPDPGIFLRACGMLGVDPERTLMVGDTPADAGAVRAGCGVLVLPCADPGRSNGLGAVLDLALRN, encoded by the coding sequence GTGCCGGATCATGCCGAACCGCCCCGACTCTCGAGCGGCGCCGACGACGCCGTCCGCCCGAGCCCGTCCCGTCGCCCCGTGGAGGCGGTGCTCTTCGACTTCCACGGCACCCTCGCCCAGGTGGAGGAGCCCCGCGAGTGGGTGCTCGCCGCCGCCGCGGCCTGCGGGGTCGAGCTGGACCGGGTGCGGGCCACCGCGCTGGCCGACCGGCTGCTCACGGCCGGCCGGGCGGGCGGGCCGCTGCCGGCCCGGGTGCCGCCCCGGCTGGCCGAGCTCTGGGCCGACCGGGACCTCTACCCGCACGCCCACCGGGGTGCGTACACGGGGCTGGCCGAGACGGTCGACGCCGGCATCGAGGGGTTCGCCGACGCGCTCTACGAGCGGTTGCTGATTCCCGAGGGCTGGGTGCCGTACCCGGACACCGAGCCGGTGCTGGGCGCCCTGCGGGAGGCGGGGGTGAAGGTGGCGGTGGTCAGCAACATCGGCTTCGACCTCCGGCCGCTGTTCGCCGCCTGGAAGCTGGACGGGCTGGTCGACGCCTGGGCCCTGTCGTACGAGGTGGGGCGCTGCAAGCCGGACCCGGGGATCTTCCTGCGGGCGTGCGGGATGCTCGGCGTCGACCCGGAGCGGACGCTCATGGTGGGTGACACCCCCGCCGACGCGGGCGCGGTACGGGCCGGCTGCGGGGTGCTGGTGCTGCCCTGCGCGGACCCGGGCCGGTCGAACGGGCTGGGCGCCGTCCTCGACCTCGCCCTGCGCAACTGA
- a CDS encoding EamA family transporter, with product MTSDRSFRSRLPGRLSGGRVGAVGLVLGGALSVQFGSAVAALLFPRTGVAGAVTLRLTIGALLMLAVCRPRLRGHGRGDWVAVVAFGLALAGMNSIFYQAIERIPLGPAVTLEVLGPLALSVVTARRLAAWCWAGLALAGVALLGQGGFDRLDPVGAGLALAAGALWAAYIVCSARVGGRFPRADGLALALAVAALVTLPIGLVGSGGRLWHPAVLGLGTGLALLASVLPYTLELLALRRLPTATFAVLMSLGPAIAALAGWLVLGQALHPVEVLAIGLVIAASIGAVRAGAPAAAPPPAGPGAEGAALVSAAAAPPPAPR from the coding sequence ATGACGTCCGACCGCTCCTTTCGTTCCCGGCTACCCGGACGGCTCTCCGGCGGCCGGGTGGGCGCGGTCGGGCTGGTGCTCGGCGGGGCGCTGTCGGTGCAGTTCGGCTCGGCGGTGGCCGCGCTGCTGTTCCCGCGTACCGGGGTGGCCGGGGCGGTCACCCTGCGGCTGACCATCGGCGCGCTGCTCATGCTGGCCGTGTGCCGCCCCCGGCTACGGGGGCACGGCCGGGGCGACTGGGTGGCCGTGGTGGCCTTCGGGCTGGCGCTGGCCGGCATGAATTCGATCTTCTACCAGGCGATCGAGCGGATCCCGCTGGGGCCGGCCGTGACCCTGGAGGTGCTCGGGCCGCTGGCGCTGTCCGTGGTCACGGCCCGACGGCTCGCGGCCTGGTGCTGGGCCGGGCTGGCGCTGGCCGGGGTGGCCCTGCTCGGCCAGGGCGGGTTCGACCGGCTGGACCCGGTCGGCGCCGGGCTGGCGCTGGCCGCGGGCGCGCTCTGGGCCGCGTACATCGTCTGCTCCGCCCGGGTCGGCGGGCGGTTCCCCCGGGCCGACGGCCTGGCCCTCGCGCTCGCGGTGGCCGCGCTGGTCACCCTGCCGATCGGGCTGGTCGGCTCCGGCGGCCGGCTGTGGCACCCGGCGGTGCTGGGCCTCGGCACCGGGCTGGCCCTGCTCGCCTCGGTGCTGCCGTACACCCTGGAGCTGCTGGCGCTGCGGCGGCTGCCCACGGCGACCTTCGCCGTGCTCATGAGCCTCGGGCCGGCGATCGCCGCGCTGGCCGGCTGGCTCGTGCTCGGCCAGGCGCTGCACCCCGTGGAGGTGCTCGCCATCGGCCTGGTGATCGCCGCCAGCATCGGCGCGGTACGGGCCGGCGCGCCGGCGGCCGCGCCGCCGCCCGCCGGGCCGGGCGCCGAGGGCGCCGCGCTGGTCAGCGCAGCAGCCGCACCGCCGCCGGCACCGCGCTGA
- a CDS encoding diacylglycerol kinase, with protein MLAVTAHDLVPPGPVAVLANPTAGRGRHRGLLPRLLERLGGAGRPVELLSARTPEEAEAACHAAVADGAGALVAVGGDGTVHRALQAVAGTAVPFGPVPAGTGNDFAVDTGFPADPLAAAGVIADALRDGRTQAVDLARLTTPAGGDRWYGAVLAAGFDAIVNERANRMRWPRGPRRYDLAILVELARLRPRRYRLRLDGVEQEVDAVLVAVGNAASYGGGMRICPDADPHDGLLDVVVGGRFDRRTLMRVKPRIYQGTHVTHPLVRSYRARTVELDAEGITTYVDGERAFDLPVWVSAVPAAVRLLR; from the coding sequence GTGCTCGCCGTGACCGCGCACGATCTTGTCCCGCCCGGCCCGGTGGCCGTGCTCGCCAACCCGACCGCCGGCCGGGGACGCCACCGTGGCCTGCTGCCCCGGCTGCTGGAGCGGCTGGGCGGCGCCGGCCGGCCGGTGGAACTGCTGTCGGCGCGTACCCCGGAGGAGGCGGAGGCCGCGTGCCACGCCGCGGTCGCCGACGGCGCCGGGGCGCTGGTCGCCGTGGGCGGGGACGGCACGGTGCACCGGGCGTTGCAGGCGGTCGCGGGCACCGCGGTGCCGTTCGGTCCGGTCCCCGCCGGCACCGGCAACGACTTCGCCGTGGACACCGGCTTCCCGGCCGACCCGCTCGCCGCCGCCGGCGTGATCGCCGACGCCCTGCGCGACGGCCGGACCCAAGCGGTCGACCTGGCCCGGCTGACCACCCCCGCGGGCGGCGACCGCTGGTACGGCGCCGTCCTGGCCGCCGGCTTCGACGCGATCGTCAACGAGCGCGCCAACCGGATGCGCTGGCCGCGCGGCCCGCGCCGCTACGACCTGGCCATCCTCGTCGAGCTGGCCCGGCTGCGGCCACGCCGCTACCGGCTGCGCCTCGACGGGGTGGAGCAGGAGGTCGACGCGGTGCTGGTCGCGGTCGGCAACGCGGCCAGCTACGGCGGCGGCATGCGGATCTGTCCTGACGCCGACCCGCACGACGGCCTGCTGGACGTGGTGGTGGGCGGCCGCTTCGACCGGCGCACCCTCATGCGGGTCAAACCCCGCATCTACCAGGGCACCCACGTCACGCACCCGCTGGTGCGCAGCTACCGGGCCCGCACCGTCGAGTTGGACGCCGAGGGCATCACCACGTACGTCGACGGGGAGCGGGCGTTCGACCTCCCGGTGTGGGTCAGCGCGGTGCCGGCGGCGGTGCGGCTGCTGCGCTGA
- a CDS encoding zinc-dependent alcohol dehydrogenase family protein, with the protein MRATVIHGPNDVRVEEVPDAAVRTPTDAVVRVVLACICGSDLWAYRGVAQRQPGQRIGHEFLGVVEAVGAEVGSVRVGDLVVAPFVWSDGTCDFCREGLHTSCPDGGFWGSVGSDGGQGEAVRVPYADGTLVRLPAEAAGDERLLTALLALSDVLATGHHAALAARVRPGATVAVVGDGAVGLCGVLAAKRLGAERIIALGRHTARTDIARSFGATDVVAERGEAAIAAVRELTRGHGAHAVLEAVGTEDSMRTAISIARDGGAVGYVGVPHGGSAGVDIGQMFNRNVALAGGVAPARAYIPELLADVLAGTIDPSPVFDRSVTLDGVPDGYRAMDERTALKVRITF; encoded by the coding sequence ATGCGCGCCACCGTGATCCACGGCCCGAACGACGTCCGGGTCGAGGAGGTGCCGGACGCCGCCGTCCGCACCCCCACCGACGCCGTCGTCCGCGTCGTGCTGGCCTGCATCTGCGGCAGCGACCTGTGGGCGTACCGCGGGGTGGCGCAGCGGCAGCCGGGGCAACGCATCGGGCACGAGTTCCTCGGCGTGGTCGAGGCCGTCGGCGCCGAGGTCGGCTCGGTGCGGGTCGGCGACCTGGTGGTGGCGCCGTTCGTCTGGTCCGACGGCACCTGCGACTTCTGCCGGGAGGGGCTGCACACCTCCTGCCCGGACGGCGGCTTCTGGGGCTCCGTCGGCTCCGACGGCGGTCAGGGCGAGGCGGTCCGGGTGCCGTACGCCGACGGCACCCTGGTGAGGCTGCCTGCCGAGGCGGCCGGCGACGAGCGGCTGCTCACCGCGCTGCTGGCCCTCTCCGACGTGCTGGCCACCGGCCACCACGCCGCCCTGGCCGCCCGGGTCCGCCCCGGGGCCACCGTCGCCGTGGTCGGTGACGGCGCGGTCGGGCTCTGCGGGGTGCTCGCCGCGAAGCGGCTCGGCGCGGAGCGGATCATCGCGCTGGGCCGGCACACCGCCCGCACCGACATCGCCCGCTCGTTCGGGGCCACCGACGTGGTGGCCGAGCGTGGCGAGGCGGCGATCGCCGCGGTGCGGGAGCTGACCAGGGGGCACGGCGCGCACGCCGTGCTGGAGGCGGTCGGCACCGAGGACTCCATGCGGACGGCGATCTCCATCGCCCGCGACGGCGGGGCGGTCGGCTACGTCGGGGTCCCGCACGGCGGCAGCGCCGGGGTGGACATCGGCCAGATGTTCAACCGCAACGTGGCCCTCGCGGGCGGCGTCGCGCCGGCCCGGGCGTACATCCCGGAACTGCTGGCCGACGTGCTGGCCGGAACCATCGACCCGTCCCCGGTGTTCGACCGGTCGGTGACCCTCGACGGGGTGCCGGACGGCTACCGGGCGATGGACGAGCGGACCGCGCTGAAGGTGCGCATCACCTTCTGA
- a CDS encoding glycogen debranching N-terminal domain-containing protein: MKPDLVRVLDGNVFVLSEDNGDIEANVANPCGFFDFDTRFLSVWRLTLDGEPLHPLSIAERDHLHLRFFLVPGQPTHYVDAKSSVIRERTITGGVLEERLTVLNHNHMSVDYTVRLDVGSDFAPILAVSMERRPPGRLYRCPEERGLRLGYQRERFQRETLVTSSEPVRVDEAGLTWTVRLDPKQSWTTTLRVQALVLRPDGVDVRDHLERRPRAGADERQHDLASWLSRTPQLSCDWEALTDVYRRSLVDLAALRYSPLTLPSQVMPAAGLPWAATITGRDSILTSFMALPVASELASATVRMLGIDQGAVLDDFRDEEPGKILREFRYGEMVAFEERPESPYYGSADATPLYVILLDEYERWTGDVELVREFEDEARAALRWIDEYGDLLGDGYVRYLRRNERSGVANQGWKDSPEAICFADGRLPDPPLATCELQGYAYDAKMRGARMAREFWGDPAYADRLEREAAALRERFDRDFWIADRGYYALALDSDGGQVDALASNMGHLLWSGIVPAERAAEVAAHLVGPRLFSGWGIRSLATGQERYNPLGYHVGAVWPFDNALITFGLRRYGFAEEAGRVAEAIVDASRFFQGRLPEAFAGYPRELTEYPVRYPTANSPQAMATAAPFLLLRALLGLEAVGEHLLMAPRVPARFGRVELLDVPGRWGRRDVIGSGLAHAGH; this comes from the coding sequence ATGAAGCCGGACCTGGTCCGCGTGCTGGACGGCAACGTCTTCGTGCTCAGCGAGGACAACGGCGACATCGAGGCGAACGTCGCCAACCCGTGCGGCTTCTTCGACTTCGACACCCGGTTCCTGTCGGTGTGGCGGCTCACGCTGGACGGCGAGCCGCTCCACCCGCTCTCGATCGCCGAGCGGGACCACCTCCACCTGCGGTTCTTCCTCGTGCCGGGCCAACCGACCCACTACGTGGACGCCAAGTCGTCGGTGATCCGGGAACGGACCATCACCGGCGGTGTCCTGGAGGAACGGCTGACGGTGCTCAACCACAACCACATGTCGGTGGACTACACGGTGCGGCTCGACGTGGGCAGCGACTTCGCCCCGATCCTGGCCGTCTCCATGGAGCGCCGGCCGCCGGGGCGGCTCTACCGGTGTCCCGAGGAGCGCGGCCTGCGCCTCGGCTACCAGCGCGAGAGGTTCCAGCGGGAGACGCTGGTGACCAGCAGCGAGCCGGTGCGGGTGGACGAGGCGGGCCTGACCTGGACGGTGCGGCTGGACCCCAAGCAGTCCTGGACCACGACGCTGCGGGTGCAGGCGCTGGTGCTGCGCCCGGACGGCGTGGACGTCCGCGACCACTTGGAGCGGCGGCCCCGGGCCGGCGCCGACGAGCGGCAGCATGACCTGGCGAGCTGGCTGTCCCGGACGCCGCAGCTCAGCTGTGACTGGGAGGCGCTGACCGACGTCTACCGGCGCAGCCTTGTGGACCTGGCGGCCCTGCGGTACTCGCCGCTCACCCTGCCCAGCCAGGTGATGCCCGCCGCCGGCCTGCCGTGGGCGGCCACGATCACCGGCCGGGACAGCATCCTGACCAGCTTCATGGCGCTGCCCGTCGCGTCCGAGCTGGCGTCGGCGACGGTGCGGATGCTCGGCATCGACCAGGGCGCGGTGCTCGACGACTTCCGCGACGAGGAGCCCGGCAAGATCCTGCGCGAGTTCCGCTACGGGGAGATGGTGGCCTTCGAGGAGCGCCCCGAGTCCCCGTACTACGGCAGCGCCGACGCCACCCCGCTCTACGTGATCCTGCTCGACGAGTACGAGCGGTGGACCGGCGACGTCGAACTGGTGCGGGAGTTCGAGGACGAGGCCCGCGCGGCGCTGCGCTGGATCGACGAGTACGGCGACCTGCTCGGTGACGGCTACGTCCGGTACCTGCGCCGCAACGAGCGTTCCGGGGTGGCGAACCAGGGCTGGAAGGACTCCCCGGAGGCGATCTGCTTCGCCGACGGGCGGCTGCCGGACCCGCCGCTGGCGACCTGCGAACTCCAGGGATACGCGTACGACGCGAAGATGCGCGGCGCGCGGATGGCCCGGGAGTTCTGGGGCGACCCGGCGTACGCCGACCGGCTGGAGCGGGAGGCGGCGGCGCTTCGGGAGCGTTTCGACCGGGACTTCTGGATCGCCGACCGGGGCTACTACGCGCTCGCCCTGGACAGCGACGGCGGGCAGGTCGACGCGCTGGCGTCCAACATGGGCCACCTGCTGTGGAGCGGCATCGTGCCGGCGGAGCGGGCCGCCGAGGTGGCCGCCCACCTGGTCGGGCCCCGGCTCTTCTCCGGCTGGGGGATCCGCAGCCTGGCCACCGGGCAGGAGCGCTACAACCCGCTCGGCTACCACGTCGGCGCGGTGTGGCCGTTCGACAACGCGCTGATCACCTTTGGTCTGCGCCGGTACGGCTTCGCGGAGGAGGCCGGGCGGGTGGCGGAGGCCATCGTGGACGCCTCCCGGTTCTTCCAGGGCCGGCTGCCCGAGGCGTTCGCCGGCTATCCCCGCGAGCTGACCGAGTATCCGGTGCGCTATCCGACCGCGAACAGCCCGCAGGCCATGGCGACGGCCGCCCCGTTCCTGCTGCTGCGCGCCCTGCTCGGGCTGGAGGCGGTCGGCGAGCACCTGCTCATGGCGCCGCGCGTGCCGGCCCGGTTCGGCCGGGTGGAACTGCTCGACGTGCCGGGCCGGTGGGGCCGGCGGGACGTGATCGGCAGCGGGCTGGCCCACGCCGGCCACTGA
- a CDS encoding SCP2 sterol-binding domain-containing protein, whose product MSDPIEAFFAQLARRAPERLLRRTAGMIRFDLEEDGGLDVWHLTISHGRIAVERRARDADTVIRTRRDFFLRMARGEAKPLAAWLRNDLTAEGHFRFVVLLERLFPAPPGARHPRALTGGRGEPG is encoded by the coding sequence GTGTCCGATCCGATCGAGGCGTTCTTCGCGCAGCTCGCCCGGCGGGCGCCCGAGCGGCTGCTGCGCCGCACCGCCGGCATGATCCGGTTCGACCTGGAGGAGGACGGCGGCCTCGACGTCTGGCACCTGACCATCTCCCACGGCCGGATCGCCGTGGAACGCCGGGCCCGGGACGCCGACACGGTGATCCGGACCCGGCGGGACTTCTTCCTCCGGATGGCCCGCGGTGAGGCCAAGCCGCTCGCCGCCTGGCTGCGCAACGACCTCACCGCCGAGGGGCACTTCCGGTTCGTGGTCCTGCTGGAGCGGCTCTTCCCGGCGCCGCCCGGCGCGCGGCACCCGCGGGCCCTCACCGGTGGACGCGGGGAGCCCGGATGA